A window from Flavobacterium sp. 83 encodes these proteins:
- a CDS encoding DMT family transporter: MRTKIKNAFLSKINTIGLPILALCWVSFFWGTTWIASKEGVKHMPALQLAGIRQFIGGFLYISFFMFKKTPWPKGKQWKTIIILSILNFVLSNGLSTWGVKYISSGLGAIIGALVPLWVVIISFFRGERLARLAVIGLVVSFGGVCVIFYDHLSDFLLPDFRFGIFISVISTLTWAFGTLYTKKKAASFNPYFSLGLQMFLSSILLFAFTGATGTSVSLSSIPMISWLSIAYLVIFGSVLTFIAFIYALQNLPAEINSIYAYINPIIAVILGALIFGETLNTAIALGGAVTLFGLYMVNYSLRKERR, from the coding sequence ATTGGCTTGCCTATTTTGGCTTTATGTTGGGTAAGTTTTTTTTGGGGGACCACTTGGATTGCATCTAAGGAAGGTGTAAAGCATATGCCGGCTTTACAACTCGCGGGCATCAGACAATTTATAGGTGGGTTTCTTTATATTTCCTTTTTTATGTTTAAAAAAACGCCTTGGCCAAAAGGGAAACAGTGGAAAACAATTATCATTCTCAGCATTCTTAATTTTGTTTTAAGCAATGGACTAAGCACTTGGGGCGTGAAGTACATCAGTAGTGGTTTAGGTGCTATTATAGGCGCACTTGTTCCGCTATGGGTTGTAATTATTAGTTTTTTCAGGGGTGAACGACTGGCACGGTTAGCCGTTATTGGTTTAGTGGTAAGTTTTGGTGGTGTCTGTGTTATTTTCTACGATCATTTAAGTGACTTCTTACTTCCAGATTTCAGATTTGGAATTTTCATTTCGGTTATTTCAACCTTAACATGGGCGTTTGGAACCTTATATACAAAGAAAAAAGCGGCCAGTTTCAATCCATATTTCAGTTTAGGATTACAAATGTTCTTATCAAGTATTTTGCTTTTTGCCTTTACCGGTGCAACGGGAACATCCGTAAGCTTAAGTTCTATACCAATGATTTCATGGTTATCAATTGCTTATTTAGTCATCTTTGGTTCCGTTCTTACCTTTATCGCATTCATTTATGCACTGCAAAATTTACCTGCTGAAATCAATAGTATTTATGCCTACATCAATCCAATTATCGCTGTAATTTTAGGTGCTCTTATTTTTGGAGAAACACTCAATACAGCAATTGCATTAGGAGGAGCGGTCACTTTGTTTGGCTTATATATGGTAAATTATTCTTTGAGAAAAGAACGCCGATAA
- a CDS encoding TonB-dependent receptor, whose product MKKSLFIILVLTANMVFAQRTVTGLITDKTNKPIENVKVSLKNTPLKTFTDATGKYSIEVPAAAGTLEFIKENFKVQAIEITSETINLNITLISGVDFFELSLEELMNVEVITASKKPENQKIAPATIYVVTEKDIIENGYTDLTNLLENVPGVVAIRTDHFTFGGQRGFLSNFSQTLLLINGREMQNLYASETFISTQFAMHNIKQVEILQGPASALYGANALVGVINIITKNDSSDFNEIEYHTEVGTQGTQSQSIVFGRNLNDFRISGSFRYFRSNLWDYKDFIKDTINFRQGVPNKAFPENQEFKQYSWSLPYAAKISYKGFYVGIEGYDIKGSKGLENISLDYTNQSDHRQLTLYYAGIEKEITAKLKITTELQFYKERFWGVNYTFDTAVYDTLVKNGHNPDIALTDHEIKDNFMLAYSQQSSSGSKRYKGNVQLNYVPSQTLSIIGGYTFDRLDLLGLALSTDQLNPSFDETRSIENRMRKPFFRQDKNSLFLQLQKTLFDKLYLTLGGRFDYHNIYKSIFTFRSGLVYKPFQRTSIRFLFGQAFREPNIFELGASSVKNVVNELDPARMNTFEIGINQSFTSNLIANIVAYKNIATNFIEPTETGGFINSDNVINVFGIESQLFYKTGKIRTEISYSYVKKDADEYAGVRTVNLGVYPHRITGGLTFDATDNFTINSRINYYSQIQAKHGNKDITQIITIPSYTKLDLTFSHTKIKVYDAEITAQVLVTNVFDSKIYQPNIRIGGPKEFLQHGRQLFCNLIVKF is encoded by the coding sequence ATGAAAAAATCTTTATTTATTATATTGGTTCTCACAGCAAATATGGTATTTGCACAACGAACAGTAACTGGGCTAATCACAGACAAAACAAACAAACCTATTGAAAATGTAAAAGTTAGTTTGAAAAACACACCCCTAAAAACTTTTACAGATGCGACAGGAAAGTATTCCATTGAAGTTCCAGCAGCTGCAGGAACTCTTGAATTTATAAAAGAAAATTTCAAAGTGCAAGCGATTGAAATCACCAGTGAAACGATAAATTTAAACATAACATTGATTTCTGGCGTTGATTTTTTTGAACTCAGTCTGGAAGAACTAATGAATGTTGAAGTTATAACTGCTTCTAAAAAACCAGAAAATCAGAAAATTGCACCTGCAACCATTTACGTAGTCACTGAAAAAGATATTATTGAAAATGGCTATACTGATTTAACAAATTTATTAGAAAATGTCCCGGGTGTGGTAGCCATAAGAACCGACCATTTTACTTTTGGCGGACAACGCGGTTTTCTAAGTAATTTTTCGCAAACGCTACTGTTAATAAACGGACGAGAAATGCAAAATTTATATGCTTCCGAAACATTTATTTCAACACAATTTGCAATGCATAACATCAAACAGGTTGAAATACTGCAAGGCCCGGCTTCTGCACTTTATGGTGCCAATGCTTTGGTTGGTGTTATTAATATCATCACAAAAAATGATTCCTCTGATTTTAATGAAATAGAGTATCATACTGAAGTTGGAACACAAGGAACTCAATCTCAAAGCATCGTTTTTGGAAGAAATCTAAATGATTTTCGCATTAGTGGTAGTTTTAGATATTTCCGTAGCAATCTTTGGGATTATAAAGATTTTATAAAAGACACTATAAATTTCAGACAAGGAGTTCCAAATAAAGCATTTCCCGAAAACCAAGAATTCAAACAGTACAGCTGGTCGCTACCATATGCTGCTAAAATTTCTTATAAAGGTTTCTATGTGGGAATAGAGGGTTATGACATTAAAGGCAGTAAAGGACTTGAAAATATTTCGTTAGATTACACCAATCAAAGTGACCACCGCCAATTAACCTTGTATTATGCTGGTATAGAAAAAGAAATTACTGCAAAACTTAAAATAACTACAGAACTCCAGTTTTATAAAGAACGATTCTGGGGGGTAAACTACACATTTGACACTGCTGTCTATGATACTCTTGTGAAAAATGGGCATAATCCAGATATAGCCCTTACGGATCATGAAATTAAAGACAATTTTATGTTGGCCTATTCACAGCAATCGAGTTCAGGTTCAAAACGATATAAAGGAAACGTGCAATTGAATTATGTTCCAAGTCAGACCTTATCAATTATTGGCGGGTATACATTTGATAGGCTTGACTTATTAGGTTTAGCACTTTCTACAGACCAATTAAACCCTAGTTTTGATGAAACACGTTCTATTGAAAACAGAATGCGCAAACCATTTTTTCGTCAGGATAAAAATTCACTGTTTTTACAATTGCAAAAAACACTATTTGATAAATTATATCTCACGTTGGGAGGACGATTTGATTATCACAATATCTATAAATCCATTTTCACCTTTCGCAGTGGACTAGTTTACAAACCATTTCAAAGAACTTCGATTCGATTTCTTTTTGGGCAGGCTTTCCGTGAACCTAATATTTTTGAACTTGGCGCCTCATCAGTAAAAAATGTGGTTAATGAACTTGATCCGGCTCGTATGAATACCTTTGAGATTGGAATTAATCAATCGTTTACCAGTAATTTAATAGCAAATATTGTTGCCTACAAAAATATAGCTACAAATTTTATTGAACCTACCGAAACAGGCGGGTTCATAAATTCAGATAATGTAATAAATGTCTTTGGTATTGAGAGTCAATTATTTTATAAAACAGGCAAAATTAGAACAGAAATTAGTTATTCATATGTTAAAAAAGATGCTGATGAATATGCTGGAGTTCGTACGGTAAATCTTGGTGTTTATCCCCATAGAATAACAGGAGGTTTGACTTTTGATGCAACTGACAACTTTACAATCAATTCGAGAATCAATTATTATTCTCAAATTCAGGCAAAACATGGCAATAAAGACATAACACAAATAATTACGATTCCGTCTTATACTAAGTTAGATTTGACATTTTCGCATACAAAAATAAAAGTCTATGATGCCGAAATTACTGCCCAAGTATTAGTTACAAATGTGTTTGATTCAAAAATTTATCAACCTAATATTAGAATAGGTGGTCCAAAAGAATTTTTACAACATGGAAGACAACTATTTTGCAATTTAATAGTTAAATTTTAA
- a CDS encoding SCO family protein, whose translation MKSIFYKYRKFFGVLLVFSIITIYLFYVALKPSKTLPIYNPSDVNPELVDSTVQYISKYHTIADFSFVNQNGKTITQKDYEGKVYVADFFFTTCGSICPKMTTNLAEVQKAIINNPKVMLLSHTVFPEVDSIPVLKAYALKNGVIDSKWNLVTGDKKDIYTMARKSYLAVKLGRPEQLYDMVHTENFVLVDTKRRVRGFYDGTKKEDMKRLLEDINFLCTE comes from the coding sequence ATGAAATCTATTTTTTATAAATACCGAAAGTTCTTTGGTGTTTTATTAGTCTTTTCTATCATAACAATTTACTTGTTTTATGTGGCCCTTAAACCAAGTAAAACACTACCCATTTATAATCCTTCAGATGTAAACCCGGAATTAGTAGACAGCACCGTTCAATACATCAGTAAATATCATACGATTGCTGATTTTTCATTTGTAAATCAAAACGGAAAAACCATTACCCAAAAAGACTATGAAGGCAAAGTATATGTAGCTGATTTTTTCTTTACCACCTGTGGTTCAATCTGTCCAAAAATGACAACAAATTTAGCCGAGGTTCAAAAAGCGATTATCAATAATCCAAAAGTAATGTTGCTTTCCCATACCGTATTTCCAGAAGTCGACAGTATACCAGTTTTGAAAGCGTATGCACTAAAAAACGGAGTTATTGACAGCAAATGGAACTTGGTAACCGGCGATAAAAAAGACATTTACACGATGGCAAGAAAATCCTATTTGGCCGTAAAATTAGGAAGACCTGAACAGTTGTATGATATGGTTCATACCGAAAATTTTGTTTTGGTTGACACTAAAAGACGGGTTCGTGGTTTTTATGACGGAACTAAAAAAGAAGATATGAAACGGTTGCTAGAAGATATTAATTTTTTATGTACCGAATAA
- a CDS encoding FeoA family protein: MRTTIQSLKKGEKAIIKDFDIDIVPLKLLEMGCLPGNMVELLQIAPFGDPLYLNINGSHVAIRIETAREIEVEIMKTNLW, encoded by the coding sequence TTGCGAACAACGATACAGTCCCTCAAAAAAGGCGAAAAAGCCATTATCAAAGATTTTGATATTGATATCGTTCCTTTAAAACTACTAGAAATGGGTTGTTTACCCGGAAATATGGTAGAATTACTTCAAATAGCTCCTTTTGGAGATCCTTTATATTTGAATATTAATGGTTCACATGTTGCTATTCGCATAGAAACGGCACGAGAAATCGAAGTTGAAATCATGAAAACCAACTTATGGTAA
- the feoB gene encoding ferrous iron transport protein B encodes MVSNRNINVALIGNPNVGKTSVFNQLTGLNQQVGNYPGITVEKKIGFCKLPNNVKANILDLPGTYSLNASSIDENVVIELLLNKNDKLYPDVALVVTDVENLKRNLLLFTQIKDLEIPTILVINMADRMEYKGITLDIPYLEEHLKTKIALISSRKGFGIDELKKLIVTYKTISSEPCLNASSIDPEYFNTLRKTFPNQLLYKLWLVITQDVNFLNLDRNEIRNSLTKSHSDLKRLQQKETIKRYQFINDVLKVGLKVDETVAKDFRSKLDRVLTHKVWGYVIFFLILFVIFQSIFEWSKIPMDFIDSTFASLSSLAADNLPAGVLTNLISQGIIPGIGGILIFIPQIAFLFMFISILEESGYMSRVVFLMDKIMRKFGLSGKSVVPLISGTACAIPAIMATRNIENWKERLITILVTPFTTCSARLPVYAIIIALVIPDTHIFGILNMQGMTLMLLYLLGFGMAILSAYILNKILKIKGKTYFVVEMPNYKLPLFKNVGINVIEKTKAFIFGAGKIILAISIVLWFLASYGPGEKFNNAEKIVAKKTINKPLPKTEFNNAVASQKLENSYIGLMGKTIEPAISPLGYDWKIGIAIISSFAAREVFVGTLATIYSVGGSDNEVTIKNKMASEINPETGQKIFNFASGISLLLFYAFAMQCASTLAITKKETNSWKWPLGQLIFMSGFAYVVALIAYQILK; translated from the coding sequence ATGGTAAGCAATCGAAACATCAATGTCGCTTTAATAGGAAATCCTAATGTTGGGAAAACTTCCGTTTTCAATCAATTGACAGGTTTAAACCAACAAGTGGGCAATTATCCCGGAATTACCGTTGAAAAAAAGATTGGTTTTTGTAAATTACCCAATAATGTAAAAGCCAATATACTAGATTTACCAGGAACTTATAGTTTGAATGCCAGTTCCATTGATGAGAATGTAGTTATTGAATTGCTACTGAATAAAAATGACAAATTATACCCAGACGTAGCCCTTGTGGTTACCGATGTTGAAAATTTGAAACGTAACTTACTTCTTTTCACACAAATAAAAGATTTAGAAATCCCTACTATCTTAGTCATAAACATGGCTGATAGAATGGAATATAAAGGAATAACACTAGACATTCCTTACCTTGAAGAACATCTAAAAACCAAGATTGCGTTAATCAGTTCCCGAAAAGGTTTTGGAATTGATGAACTAAAAAAATTGATTGTTACCTACAAAACGATTTCTAGTGAACCCTGTTTGAATGCGTCCAGTATTGATCCTGAATATTTCAATACGTTACGCAAAACATTTCCTAACCAATTGTTGTATAAATTATGGCTAGTAATCACACAGGATGTAAATTTCCTGAATTTAGATCGTAACGAAATTCGAAATTCGTTGACTAAATCACACTCAGATTTAAAACGTTTGCAACAAAAAGAAACTATAAAACGCTATCAGTTTATCAATGATGTGCTGAAAGTAGGACTAAAAGTAGATGAAACTGTCGCTAAAGATTTTCGAAGCAAACTCGATCGTGTCCTGACGCATAAAGTGTGGGGTTATGTCATTTTCTTTTTAATCTTATTCGTTATTTTTCAATCCATTTTCGAATGGTCTAAAATTCCGATGGATTTTATCGACAGCACTTTTGCTTCGTTGAGTTCACTTGCGGCCGACAATTTACCAGCTGGAGTTTTAACCAATTTAATTTCGCAGGGAATTATCCCAGGAATTGGAGGAATTTTGATATTTATACCACAAATTGCCTTCTTGTTTATGTTCATTTCCATCCTCGAAGAAAGTGGTTACATGAGCCGAGTAGTTTTTTTAATGGATAAAATCATGCGAAAATTTGGTTTATCCGGTAAAAGCGTTGTACCACTTATTTCAGGAACAGCATGTGCAATTCCAGCGATTATGGCTACCAGAAATATAGAAAATTGGAAAGAACGACTTATCACCATACTGGTAACTCCTTTTACAACCTGTTCTGCAAGACTGCCCGTTTATGCCATCATTATAGCGCTTGTAATTCCTGACACACACATTTTTGGGATTTTGAATATGCAAGGAATGACGTTGATGTTATTGTATCTTTTAGGTTTTGGAATGGCCATTTTATCTGCTTATATTTTAAATAAAATTCTAAAAATAAAAGGAAAAACCTATTTTGTTGTTGAAATGCCCAATTATAAATTACCCCTTTTTAAGAACGTGGGAATTAATGTAATCGAAAAAACAAAAGCGTTTATTTTTGGAGCAGGAAAAATTATTTTAGCCATCTCCATCGTTCTATGGTTTTTAGCTTCCTACGGACCTGGAGAAAAATTCAATAATGCTGAAAAAATTGTAGCTAAAAAAACGATAAACAAACCACTGCCAAAAACAGAATTTAATAATGCTGTTGCCTCACAAAAACTAGAAAATTCTTATATTGGTTTAATGGGAAAAACTATTGAACCTGCAATTTCTCCTTTAGGTTACGATTGGAAAATAGGTATTGCCATTATCAGTTCATTTGCTGCCAGAGAAGTATTTGTGGGAACATTAGCGACCATTTACAGTGTTGGAGGAAGCGATAATGAAGTTACCATAAAGAATAAAATGGCATCCGAAATCAATCCTGAAACTGGTCAAAAAATATTCAATTTTGCATCAGGGATATCGCTACTATTATTTTATGCTTTTGCAATGCAATGTGCCAGTACACTAGCGATTACCAAGAAAGAAACCAACAGCTGGAAATGGCCTTTGGGACAACTTATATTCATGAGCGGTTTTGCCTATGTTGTAGCTTTGATTGCCTATCAAATTCTAAAATAA
- a CDS encoding FeoB-associated Cys-rich membrane protein produces the protein MEIQEIIAFVALAIAVAFLIRKFFWKKKSKKNCGDDDCGCH, from the coding sequence ATGGAGATTCAAGAAATTATAGCTTTTGTTGCACTTGCAATTGCAGTAGCTTTTTTAATTCGAAAATTCTTCTGGAAGAAAAAATCTAAAAAGAATTGTGGTGATGACGATTGCGGTTGTCATTAA
- a CDS encoding YfiR family protein, producing the protein MTLKNHIFFWGVIIILMGANQIAAQENAGGKEYALKAAFLYRFIDYVNWKDYSKNQVFKIAILEQSPITTSLQDIPKTKKIDIKEYQNLDEIPFCNILFVPYNSTIPIETILSKFSGKPVLIVTERNGYGKKGAQMNFVIVENKLKFEVNLKAINKAGIGISSFLLQHAIIVQ; encoded by the coding sequence ATGACACTTAAAAATCATATCTTTTTTTGGGGAGTAATCATCATACTGATGGGAGCAAATCAAATAGCCGCCCAAGAGAATGCCGGAGGAAAGGAATATGCCTTAAAAGCTGCTTTTCTATATCGTTTTATAGATTATGTTAACTGGAAAGACTATTCTAAAAATCAAGTTTTTAAAATAGCTATTCTGGAGCAAAGTCCAATAACCACTTCATTACAAGACATTCCAAAAACTAAAAAAATTGATATTAAAGAATATCAAAATTTAGACGAAATCCCTTTTTGTAATATTCTGTTTGTTCCTTACAATAGTACCATCCCAATTGAAACTATTCTTTCTAAATTTTCAGGCAAACCTGTATTGATAGTAACAGAGCGTAATGGTTATGGGAAAAAAGGAGCGCAGATGAATTTTGTTATAGTCGAAAATAAATTAAAATTTGAAGTAAACTTAAAAGCAATAAATAAAGCCGGAATTGGAATCAGTTCCTTCTTGCTGCAACATGCTATTATTGTCCAATAA
- a CDS encoding PAS domain S-box protein produces the protein MMSLRNISIKNKLVLMQVFTSAFVLALCITTFVIIDIKGFKDRKMTSSMAIAQVVGFNGVSALEFLDNAAAKKILSELAVQNDIINASILDKKGHVFASYTKPGANPKFRFVVPAMDQKSFRFTNNNLFVYTKIKKDNKTIGIVCINFELSELNKIKMDVLRLGIVLLIVGIGLAFLIAMIIKKYISKPLLNLVTVIQQIKDTGNYKTRMIVEGKDEISTLTLGLNNMLENIEKRDYEVAQSKEQLNNQNTLLQSVIQNMGDGLIVADENKKIILWNAAGEKIIGIGPMDIPIERWAQTYGFFLPDTKTIFNTDELPLVKALNGEEVDNMEIFIQNYKKPEGLSVVVTARPLKNPAGTITGGVLVIHDITERKTSENEIKKLNEELERKVTERTAQLAEAIETLRKSEEKYREIVENISDVVHTSDYKGYFTYINPACKKLTGYSQEELIGKHFSELVAPEWKDRVAEFYLNQFKNKIDETEFTFPILTKSREQKWVEQTVMQLREGNTITGHKSILRDITERKAAEQKLKESEGQLQTIFNEAPDALIVINDQGIIIRWNPQAEKIFGWTIIEALGKRMHELIMPKQHRENHLKGLQHFIDTSEGPILNKTFETTALNKQNVEFDIELTVSQATILGKYIFIAFIKDISISKKLENEKIEADKLVRLNELKLKLILENIGEGIIVTDNHKRIVLSNHMAEEIIGIKQDATAPTTLDWSTKYELYYPDEKTIFPAQNLPLEKALKGESTDDVEIIIEDSETKAKKRVIISGRPIIDENNYVIAAVANIKDITYYKELEVALEESEQKYRKLIGFKKG, from the coding sequence ATGATGAGTTTACGTAACATCTCCATTAAAAACAAGCTGGTACTCATGCAGGTTTTTACCTCGGCATTTGTATTAGCACTTTGCATTACAACATTTGTTATAATAGATATAAAAGGATTCAAAGACCGGAAAATGACAAGTTCAATGGCTATTGCGCAAGTGGTAGGTTTTAATGGTGTTTCGGCTCTTGAATTTTTGGATAATGCTGCCGCTAAGAAAATTCTATCCGAATTAGCCGTACAAAACGACATTATAAATGCAAGCATACTGGACAAAAAAGGGCATGTTTTTGCATCCTACACTAAACCGGGCGCCAATCCTAAATTTCGGTTTGTTGTTCCTGCTATGGATCAGAAAAGTTTCAGATTTACCAATAACAATCTTTTTGTTTACACCAAAATCAAAAAAGATAATAAAACAATAGGAATAGTTTGTATCAACTTTGAACTATCGGAATTGAATAAAATAAAAATGGATGTTTTACGCCTGGGAATCGTATTGCTCATTGTGGGAATCGGACTTGCTTTTTTAATTGCGATGATCATTAAAAAATACATCTCAAAACCATTGTTAAACTTAGTAACAGTAATACAACAGATAAAGGATACCGGTAATTACAAAACCCGCATGATCGTTGAAGGAAAAGATGAAATCAGTACCCTCACATTGGGACTTAATAATATGTTGGAAAACATTGAAAAAAGAGACTATGAAGTAGCACAATCCAAAGAACAACTGAATAACCAAAATACACTTTTACAATCAGTGATACAAAACATGGGTGATGGATTAATCGTTGCTGATGAGAATAAAAAAATTATCCTTTGGAATGCTGCAGGTGAAAAAATAATAGGAATTGGCCCCATGGATATTCCTATAGAAAGATGGGCTCAAACTTATGGTTTCTTTTTGCCAGACACCAAAACAATTTTCAATACTGACGAACTTCCTTTAGTGAAAGCATTAAATGGCGAAGAAGTGGATAATATGGAAATATTCATCCAAAATTATAAAAAACCTGAAGGTCTTTCTGTAGTTGTAACCGCCAGACCATTAAAAAACCCAGCTGGAACTATAACCGGCGGTGTTCTGGTAATCCATGACATCACGGAACGAAAAACTTCAGAAAATGAGATCAAAAAATTGAATGAAGAACTGGAACGCAAAGTAACAGAACGTACTGCACAATTAGCAGAAGCTATAGAAACTCTTCGCAAAAGCGAAGAAAAATACCGTGAAATTGTAGAAAATATAAGTGATGTCGTCCATACTTCTGATTACAAAGGGTATTTTACCTATATCAATCCTGCTTGTAAAAAACTTACAGGTTACTCTCAGGAGGAACTTATAGGAAAACATTTTTCAGAACTAGTCGCTCCAGAGTGGAAAGACCGCGTGGCGGAGTTCTACTTAAATCAATTTAAAAATAAAATAGATGAAACGGAATTTACATTTCCCATACTAACCAAATCAAGAGAACAAAAATGGGTAGAACAAACGGTGATGCAGTTAAGAGAAGGAAATACGATAACCGGGCATAAATCCATTCTTAGGGATATTACGGAACGAAAAGCAGCAGAACAAAAACTTAAAGAAAGCGAAGGTCAATTACAAACCATATTTAATGAGGCTCCAGATGCTTTAATTGTAATAAATGACCAAGGAATCATCATAAGATGGAATCCTCAAGCTGAAAAAATATTTGGCTGGACAATTATAGAAGCCTTAGGCAAACGAATGCACGAATTAATTATGCCAAAACAGCATAGAGAGAATCATTTAAAAGGACTTCAACATTTTATAGATACTAGCGAAGGACCTATTCTTAATAAAACATTTGAAACCACAGCGCTAAACAAACAAAATGTCGAATTTGATATTGAGCTAACAGTATCACAAGCTACTATTTTAGGAAAATATATCTTCATTGCATTTATTAAAGACATTTCGATAAGCAAAAAACTTGAAAACGAGAAAATAGAAGCTGATAAATTAGTGCGTCTTAATGAACTCAAATTAAAATTAATTCTGGAAAATATTGGTGAGGGCATTATTGTAACTGATAATCACAAACGAATTGTTTTATCCAATCACATGGCAGAAGAAATAATAGGAATAAAGCAAGATGCCACAGCCCCAACAACCCTTGATTGGTCTACAAAATATGAATTGTATTATCCTGACGAAAAAACCATTTTCCCGGCACAAAATCTTCCACTCGAAAAAGCATTAAAAGGAGAATCAACGGATGATGTTGAGATAATAATTGAAGATTCAGAAACTAAAGCCAAAAAACGGGTTATCATTAGTGGCAGACCAATAATTGATGAAAACAACTATGTTATAGCCGCCGTTGCTAATATAAAAGACATAACCTATTACAAAGAACTTGAGGTCGCTCTAGAAGAAAGCGAGCAGAAATACCGAAAATTAATTGGTTTTAAAAAAGGATAA
- a CDS encoding metal-dependent transcriptional regulator: MTFSEENYLKTIFHLTILSDSEISTNAIAEMMETKASSVTDMLKKLAEKDLVHYKKYQGVSLTEKGKLSAKMIVRKHRLWEVFLVEKLNFSWDEVHDIAEQLEHIKSEKLINKLDDFLGNPTEDPHGDPIPDVNGRMIKIEKQLLSELHENQMGICVGVKDTSSEFLKYLDKQGIALGSKIEIISKESFDLSLKIKVDQKDLTISNKIATNLFVKTT; the protein is encoded by the coding sequence ATGACTTTCTCCGAAGAAAATTACCTTAAAACCATATTTCATCTAACGATTCTTTCTGATTCAGAAATAAGTACTAATGCCATTGCAGAAATGATGGAAACCAAAGCTTCATCCGTAACCGATATGCTCAAGAAATTAGCCGAAAAGGATTTGGTTCATTATAAGAAATACCAAGGGGTTTCTTTAACCGAAAAGGGTAAATTATCTGCAAAAATGATTGTAAGGAAACACCGTTTATGGGAAGTTTTTCTAGTTGAAAAATTGAATTTTTCCTGGGATGAGGTTCATGATATTGCTGAACAATTAGAACATATTAAATCAGAAAAGCTAATCAACAAACTTGATGATTTTCTAGGAAACCCAACCGAAGATCCGCATGGTGATCCCATTCCGGATGTTAATGGCCGCATGATTAAAATTGAAAAACAATTGCTTTCAGAATTGCATGAAAATCAAATGGGAATATGTGTAGGAGTAAAAGACACTTCATCTGAATTCCTTAAATATTTAGACAAGCAAGGAATCGCATTAGGTTCTAAAATTGAAATTATAAGTAAGGAAAGTTTTGATTTGTCTCTGAAAATAAAAGTAGACCAAAAGGATTTAACCATTTCGAATAAAATTGCCACTAATCTTTTTGTAAAAACTACGTAA